Proteins from a genomic interval of Lolium perenne isolate Kyuss_39 chromosome 1, Kyuss_2.0, whole genome shotgun sequence:
- the LOC127302007 gene encoding uncharacterized protein produces MAGGWSSLPADLLAQISALLLSDADHLHVHQVCAHWRASTSRPAAYRPWVVAGRQVPDGRGPLGEYSLLLPRGGRRVDFAASPPPGLRYCCGTPRGWLALVDDLRSPTRLVLWEPHSGAEIPLPCLCPVIQVFLSGDPLSSPDWVAIATQPKGPIAHILFFWRPGDAAWSGPGRAPAATVHSIEFYAGKVYCVDSRENITIYDLKLGTTSPPVFLQATGMFITQAYREPGANRRLNCLTHSVRAVHVVACGGELLLVLLFDSRRGMFMEVYRPAWTPLWPCRVGERVTDLGGYALFLGRGDVAALSSKEYPAIKGNCIYYLKHSLNAHSLNAHRDALMKHLAIVEKMKHWAMVFDLGTDAMEHIPYPEVLHKEERWWPYSWFCPPRPLLERSSFS; encoded by the coding sequence ATGGCCGGCGGCTGGTCCTCCCTCCCCGCCGATCTTCTTGCACAGATCTCGGCTCTCTTGCTCTCCGACGCCGACCATCTCCACGTCCACCAGGTATGCGCCCACTGGCGAGCCTCCACTTCCCGCCCGGCCGCCTACCGCCCGTGGGTCGTTGCCGGCCGCCAGGTGCCCGACGGACGAGGCCCGCTCGGCGAGTACTCCCTTCTGCTCCCCCGCGGTGGCCGGCGCGTCGACTTCGCGGCCTCCCCGCCGCCCGGCCTCCGGTACTGCTGCGGCACGCCTCGCGGCTGGCTCGCGCTAGTGGACGATCTCCGGTCCCCCACGCGGCTGGTGCTGTGGGAGCCGCACTCCGGGGCCGAGATCCCGCTGCCATGCCTGTGCCCGGTCATCCAGGTCTTCCTCTCCGGCGACCCGCTCTCGTCGCCGGACTGGGTAGCCATCGCGACCCAGCCCAAGGGTCCCATCGCGCACATCCTCTTCTTCTGGCGGCCGGGGGACGCCGCGTGgagcgggccgggccgggctcccGCCGCGACGGTTCACAGCATCGAGTTCTACGCGGGGAAGGTATACTGCGTGGACAGCAGGGAGAACATTACCATCTACGACCTCAAGCTCGGCACGACGTCTCCCCCAGTGTTTCTTCAGGCCACGGGCATGTTCATTACTCAGGCGTACAGGGAGCCGGGGGCGAACAGGAGGCTCAACTGTCTGACCCACTCCGTGCGCGCGGTGCACGTCGTGGCCTGCGGCGGCGAGCTCCTGCTCGTGCTGCTGTTCGACAGCCGCCGCGGGATGTTCATGGAGGTGTACAGGCCGGCGTGGACGCCCCTATGGCCGTGCCGGGTCGGCGAGAGGGTGACTGATCTCGGGGGCTACGCGCTCTTCCTCGGCCGTGGCGACGTCGCTGCGCTCTCTTCCAAGGAGTACCCTGCGATCAAAGGCAACTGCATCTACTACCTGAAGCACAGCCTCAACGCGCACAGCCTCAACGCGCATAGGGACGCACTCATGAAGCACTTGGCCATTGTCGAAAAAATGAAGCACTGGGCAATGGTGTTTGATCTTGGGACGGATGCTATGGAGCATATCCCTTACCCCGAGGTGCTGCACAAGGAGGAGAGGTGGTGGCCGTACTCGTGGTTTTGTCCTCCAAGGCCTCTCCTGGAGAGAAGCAGTTTTAGCTGA